The segment tacagatacactatatattatattgcgCCCACATCATTATACTTAACTTAACCTCAGCTCCACAATTACATTTCAAATCTACCAGTAGCCCTAAGCTGACGTTGAACCATTGGCTCTCGCAGTGCTCTTCACCACTTCCAAGGCAAATGCGAGAAAAACGCCACGGTGGTTCTTGTCGCTTAGTAACTCTTCCAGGTTACTCAGTGCAATCACCTGGTCCATCCTGCATTCACAGTCGTACCTGTCCCTCAAAAATTTAGGGCATTCAAGTATGACGTGCTCTACTGTCTGTGGAGTTTCTCCATCACAGTTGCAGAATGGATCAGGTGCCAGTTTAAATCTATGTAGGTACGCTCGAAAACCTCCGTGCCCCGAGAATAACTGAGCAACTTTATTGTCTAACTTAAGCGAACGGATTATCCTGTAGGCCCGTCTCACGTCAGGCAAGAACTTCTTCGTTGTGGCTCCTTTGTTCGACTCGGCATATCTTGCCTGCCAAGTGTCGAGCGTGGAGTCCCTGATGAGACGCTTGGCGAAGGACACAGGGAATCTGTCACACACAGGAACAGTTTTGCAGCTTGTAGCCGCCAATTTGGCAAGCTCATCTGCTCTTTCGTTTCCTACTATTCCTATGTGTGCTTTCACCCAAAAGAACTGTGCCTCCCCTTCCATCTCATTCAACTTACTTATAAGGTCTTTTATTTCCGCAATGATTGGATGTAGGGCTGAGGGGTTCCGAAGGCTGTCCAGAGTGGCTCTAGAGTCCGACAAAATGAATGCTTTTCTGAATCTTCTATCCTTTACCATTGTCTTAACCGCTTCGCGCAGCGCTACTGCTTCAGCTTGATATACGGAGCAGTAGCTTGCCAGCGGCAACTTTTTCTGAAGAATTTCCTTGTCCTCAATGGTACAGGATAGGGCTGCCCCAACCTTCCCTTCGATTTTGCTGCCGTCTGTGTAAATTATGGGCATTTTCAACTGCAGAAGCTTCTCCAGGTCCTGTCGGTCCTCTACCAGTCCATAATTGATGCTCCGTCTTTTCGCTGGATGTGGAAGGTCGTATGGGCTTATGGTAATTTCAGCTTCCCGACCTGGCAGTAGATCCAATTCCTTTCCTGTTTTTCTGACTCTGTATAATGTAGACCTCTCAACCGCTCTCAGATCCAAAGGCAATATACCAGCTAGTATAGCGCTGGATTCCAAGGAAAGTGTTCGATGTGCTTTGCATATAGTTATACCAAACGTCCTTGTAACACGATCGAGAAGCACTTTCACCTGGGCCGTCTGGCTCTTCCCAGCCCATACATTAGCTGCGTACAGCATAGTTGGTTCCACAACTGATATATAAATTGTCTTGAGGATCTCCGGACTTAAACCCCAATGTGCACGTGCTGTTCTGGAAAcctttttgtacaattttatggACTTGGCCGTCACTTCCTTTATGTGTTGTacataatttaggtttttatccaGCGTAAGTCCAAGTACTCGTAATGTGTCAGTTTCTTGTAGTACAAAACCATCCATTTTTACCTTAGGTACCTTGTATTTTAACTTCCTGGTAACCGTCATGATTTGGGTCTTATGAGGGGCGAATCTAAGTTTATTGTTCTTTCCCCACATATTTATCCTGGCTAGTACGTCGTTCAGAAGTTTTTCTATGGACTCCCCGTCCTTTGCGTTGCTTATTATTAGGATGTCATCTGCATATGCCTGCACATGCACTCCGTGACCAGTCGTCTCTTCCAATAGACTGTCCAAGAGAATGTTCCAAAAGATGGGGCCGCACGTAGAGCCTTGGATGCAACCTTTATTTGTTGTTCTGCATGCTAGAGCTCCTGCATATTTAATGCTTATTTCTCTGGACGAAAGGTAGTCAGCTATTAGGAGGATGAGGGACTGGTCCACCTTCTTCTTAATCAACTGATTCAAGATAGCTGGCCACCAGGCATTGTCAAACGCGCCTTCTATGTCTAATGACACCAGGGTTGATatctttttattgtaataggcaCTTTCCACAACTTGTACTGCGTCATAAAGGGCGTCCTCCGTACTTTTTCCAGGCATGAAGCCATATTGCTGCTTATTCAGGGCCTCTTCCTTTCCAAGTTGCCAAAGGAGGCGGTTTACCATCATTTTCTCCAGTACCTTGCCCAGAATTGGGAGTAGGCCTATTGGTCGATAAGCTTTGGGGGATGTATAATCCTCTTTTTGGGGTTTAGGGATTATCTTGATTATGGCTCTCTTCCAGATTTTTGGAAAACAGTATAGATGGAGACACCTATTGTAAATTGCTAGGAGCTCCTTTGGACACGCCTGATATGCTTTAATACAAATATCGGCCGTGAGTCCATCCTCTCCTGGGGCCTTCTTGGGACTCATATCCATCAGAACACCCTCTACCTCTTCTGCAGTGAAATTGATAATGCACTTCTGTCCGTTTTCTATAATCCCCTGAATCTGCTGTTTTACCTTATTTCTAAATGAACTTTGCACGGTCGTATCTGAAGAGGCATCATCAAGTGGGTAGAAAGTTTCTGCTAGCAAATCCGCAGACTGTTGGGGGTCCAAAATTGTATCTGTTGTAGGAGATCTCAGCAATTTATCTTCACTGTGCTTACTATCCTTTTTGAGTATACGATAGATGTTCTGCCACATGGTATCCTTGTGCTGACGAGTACAAAAATTCTTCCAGCTGCTGGTTATTGTATTCAGGATCTGTTCCTTGTATTCCGCCAGGGCTGTAAGATACTCATCCACTACAAAAGGTCTCCTTCGTGGATTTGATTTGGAGATCTTTCGCCTCCTCCTTAGAACTTCTGCTTTTTTATACGTGAGCGCTGGTGTCCACCATTCACTCTTACCTAATTTTACACTGGCTGAAATCCTGGGGATAGTCATCTCACAGGCCTTTTCAATACTATTTACGTAGATAGAGACTAGGTCCTCCAGTTCAGCCGTAGTTTGTATCCTTTGAATATTTTCAATGTTAATTGATCCTTCAGCCAGTTGAGAATTCAAGGCAGCAGTGAACGCTCCCCAGTCCGCTTTAGATGTGTTGTATCTTCTGGTAGAATTCCTTTGGGCCTTACCGGACTTGTTTCTGTCAAAGGTCAGATTGAATTGGATGCCTCTATGGTCAGATAGCGTGACCATTTGTAAATCGACATGCCAATTATTGACTTTGTGTAGTAGTTCATGGCTCGCAAAGGTCACGTCCACTATGCTACTGTATATTCGGTTGTTTCTGATCGCAAAGAAGGTTGGTTCATTGCCTTCATTTAAGACAGTCAGGTTGAAGCGAGCTAGAGATTGGATCACAGCAGAGCCTCTAGCGTCTTCCTCCTCACAGCCCCACCAGGGACTCCTAGCATTGATATCGCCACCGATGATGATATTCGGCGTACCGAGGTTATTGACCACTGTCGCGATGAAGTCTAGGTCCATATCAATGTCCGCATCTTTTTCTAGATAGACGGAGACAAAGCCTACCAGGACACCGTTAACCCTAGCCTTGCATGCCACAATATTCTCCGTAATTAATTCTGGATTCACGATTAAGTGTAAGCTACGGTCAGTGACAAGAACTGCCGACTTAACTGGTTTGGATCGGTCCATGGTGTCTTTCTGGATAACTCTGcagttacatttaatttgtgcGTCCGAGCCCACATACGGTTCTTGAACTAATAAAATAGCGATTTGGAGGTCGTAAGCAGCTTGAAGGCATTCTTTTTGGGCAGCATATCCCCTGCCCAAGTTTATTTGCGCTACTTTTAGTTGATCAATTCCCCTAGTAGTAGAGCTAGGGCTCTGAGGTTCTGAGAGCTGTGAGTCCAATACTCCCTCGTTATTGTCCTGGCTGCCCGTATCAGCAATATGAGACCGAACTTCTAGCTATTCGGTCCCATTTCTGCCATTCCGGGCAGCTTTGACTATAAGCTCCGTGGGTGCAGGTCTCTGGCTTTTCCCCTTTGTTTGAGCAGTTTATGCAAATAGGGGTTTCCGCCCTTCTCGGACAGTGCCGCGTGTCGTGACTTCCCGCGCAATGTCCGCACGACTCCTCACCCCAGCACTCCTTCGAGAAGTGCCCAAAGCCCATGCACTTGTAGCACTGGACTATCGGTGATTGGTCTTGTGCTACAATCACCTGATAGCCAATTCTCAATCTCATGTCCAGGAGAGTTTTATAGAGACCAGGGGAGACCTCGATTATGACATTACTAATGTCTTTGGTTCTCCCTTTAGTTCTCCTCACTACTTTGATATTTTCATTCAGCAACACTGCTTCCCCCAGAGTCCCTGTATTTTGCCTCATGATCGCTTCCACCACATTCAGCAACACTGCTTCCCCCAGAGTCCCTGTATTTTGCCTCATGATCGCTTCCACCACCTGTGCATCCGAAGTGTCGTTAATGACCCCTGGAAGCCTTAGGAGCGGGCGTTTGGTTGTAATTTGCGCCACAGTTAACTTTTGAGAGGCGTCTTTCAGCGCTGTTTGCAGCTTAGACCTGCCTTCAGCTGAGTCGCAGGTCAGGACCACTTTTTGGTTTTTCCGTCTCCTGATGGAGCTGACCCCAACCCCTAGTCCAATGACGTCTACGCttgatttaattgctttaactaCGTCGTCACTGGTATCCCGGGGGTCGGCGGACTCCACCAGCAGAGGGAAATTCGGCCCTGGCTGCGTCGACGGCTTAGGTGTTTTCAATATTGTTGCAAATGTTTTCTGGGCCCACGGTGCTCCTTGCGGTTGCTCAGTGACCCTTGGTTCTTGCACCTTATTCTCCTCAAGGGTCATAGTGAGCGTTCCCACGTCCAATCTTAGTGCTGCTATGTCCTCTTGGACCCTGCGCATCTCCAGGACGGGGCATGGCGCCGTTGGGTCGGTTCCCACACTATATTTCTTTACCTGGTCCTGTAACTCATAAACCAAGTGTCTGACTGCCTCGACTTCTTTAAACGTGTGCTCTATTTTGAGCTTAGCCTCAGCCATCAGCTCCAGATGTCTTTTGTCTACTTCCAGGAGTGAGGCACCGTGCTTGGCCTCCATTTGCGCTAGCCGTCGCTCGTATCCGGCCcgctgtttttctttttcagcaaTATGTCGGTTACGAGAGTCTGCCAAGCGCAAGATCATTTCTTGGAGGCCGTGCAAGCCGCTAATGACATCCTCCCTGATGTCTCTATGCAAGTTTCTACTCTCCTCCAGCCTGGTTTTTGTTTTCTGAAGGAGAGTATTAGCAAGGCGAGGCATGTCATGCAGCGCCCCTCCACCGACGGCTGACAGATCCGACATGAAGGAGTCATCCCTTGCCTCATCTGCCGGCTCCTCGGCTTGCCGGACACTGCATTCTATCTCGGCTGCAGCCGCTGCTCTCAGCTGCGCTCTGATACGCAGCAAGGAAgacggttaggttaggttaggttaggttaggttaggttaggttaggttaggttaggttaggttaggttaggttaggttaggttaggttaggttaggttaggttaggttaggttaggttaggttaggtttttttttttttttttttttttttttttttttttttttttttttttttttttttttttaaaatacattgaCCTCTGACGTTATCAGAGACTGTGACTGCTTTTCTGTTTTTGGCTACTCTTTCATTCCAGTTCTCGCTAACATTCTGCTCGTACTTTCATTCTTCATACTAGATCTTTCTTTCATGCGTCTTCTTTCACTCGATGGGTGGGTTCCCTTCCTATCCATCTTTCTACTTTCGGgggtgttttcttttcttttatttttattttatttctttattacacaaatctaattacattcttatatctatttacatctatttatatatactattatttatatatactattttatgATGAATAATTAACAATACGATATTGGGGACAGAGCGGATCTAATTTTTACACATGTTGGTTactatattcaataatatacaAGAAACACTGTGTCTACATTAGTCCGCTCTGTTCCCAATCAGGTTACTGTTTCGCTTATTTACTTCTATGCATAtatctttacaatatttaaagaaaacatccCTTTTTTTATTATCGTGTATGATATCCGCAATATTACCTATCGACAGTTGAATTTCGATCTCTTGTTCCAGCTTCATTCGTTTATACGCATGAACTGGACAGTCAAACAGGAGATGGGGAACAGACTCGGACACCCCGGGGTCGCAGATGCAGGACGGACTCTCCTTGCACTTGAAGCGATGCAAGTACTCGGAGAATCCGCCGTGCCCCGTCAACACCTGGGTGACGAGTCCGTCCACCTCCATTTTACTTACAACTCTGTAGGCCGCCACCGCATCAGGAAGAAATATTTTGGTGACGCCGGCCGTTTCACCGGCTCGGTACCGGTCGTTCCATTCATCAAGCGATCGCATACGAATGCTCCGCTTGATGAATGAGACGGGGCAGCTGTCGTAGTCAAATTTGCGTTTAGACTTCAGAGCAGCCTCCTTGGCCAGATTGTCGGCACGCTCATTCCCCTCCAGTCCTGCATGGGCTTTGATCCAGAACAAGCTTATACGTTTGTTCTGGAGCAAAGCGTCTCGCAGGAACCCTCGCGCTTCTACCGCCAGGGGGTGGAGAGCCTTTGGATTTTGCAGCGTCTGCAATGCTGACAATGAATCGGAGTAAATTCCGACAGATCCGGCCAAGTTTGCTGCGGCCATCCGTGCCGCCCGGCATATCGCCAGAAGCTCCGCCTGGTAGACCGTGCAGTAAGACGGTAACGCAAGCTTGAGGGCTTTGGTTTCGGCGGCGTCACTCCATATGGATAGCGCCGCCCCCACCTTGCCCTCAATCTTGCTACCGTCCGTATAGATATTGAAGTCATTGTCATTATTGGCCATAAGTTGCTCCTGGTCCATCAGGCACTTGAACTCGAGGTCGAGATGACTGGCGGGATGCGGTGACCGAAGGGCCGAGGACATTCGCTCTACCTCCCGATCCCCTATCTCTCGCTGGGGCACCCCCTTCCTCGCCTCATACAGCGCCGCGGCTTCGCGGACGCGAAGGTCGAGTGGGAGTATCCCAGCGAGCAACAGGGCCGCATTCAGGGAGACAGTGCGATATGCCCTACAGAGCTTCTGTGCGAAGCCTCGCTGGACCACATTCAGCTGCTTCCGGATTCCGAGCCTGTCCACAGCAGGCGCCCATACGCTGGCGGCATACAGAACTACAGGTTCGACCACCGCTACATAGATAGTACGGATTACTTCGGGGTGGAGACCCCAGCTGACCTTAGCTGCTCGTGCCAACTGATGGTAGAAGGCTACCGCGCGCTTGCAGACACTCGCGACGTGGGCGTTGAATGTGAGTTTTCGGTTAATGACAACACCCAACAGTTTGATTTCGTTCGACAAGGCAACGTCGACCCCGCCCATGCGTAGACGCGGGTCGTCGTACTTCAATTTGCGCGTCATAACCATTGCATTGGTCTTATGAGGCGCAAATCGAAGTTTATTTGCCGCTCCCCACATTCTCACACGTTCAAGGGCGGCGTTGGCCTGCCGTTCGATTTCGAGGGCCGTGTCGCCCTCGAACACCAACACCACATCGTCAGCGAATGCCTGCACGTACGCGCCACTAGTTTCCAAGTCCCGGAGCAGTGGGTCTAAAAGTAAGTTCCATAATATTGGTCCGCCAATAGATCCCTGCACGCAACCCTTCTCGGTAGCTATTGCGTACTCCTCCCCACAGTACCTGACTTTGACGCTCCTGTCATTTAGATAGCTGCTCAAAAGCCGTCGGATGTTTATGGGGCATTTTTCCTCCGCCAGCCTGACCTTTATTTTGGGCCACCAAGCGTTATCAAATGCGCCCTCTATATCCAGTGATATCAGAACGACAATCTTCTTGCTTTCTAGTTTATGTCTGATATGTTTCACTAAGGTGTAGAGGGCGTCTTCGGTGCTCCGTTGGGGCATGAAGCCAAATTGGCGTGTGCTAAGCCTAGGCGCTATATGAAATTGTAGTCTAGTGACAAGCATCTTTTCCAAGACCTTTCCAAGTACCGGAAGGAGGCCTATAGGACGATACGATTTTGGGGTCGTGTAGGTGGCCTTTCCGGGCTTCCGAAGGAAGATTACTGTGGCCTCCTTCCAGGCTCCGGGAAAGTGGTGGATTGCCAGGCACCGGTTGAAAAGGCACAAGAAGAGGTCCGGGTTGAGGTTTATCGCATGCAGGCATATGTCGGCGGTGAAGCCGTCCGCTCCAGGGGCTTTCTTCGGGTCGAAAGAACGACTCGCCAGCTTTAACTCTAAATGAGTGAAAGGGGGGTCCCCCTGGTCCGAGGAAGTCTCGCTATCCGTGAGCTCCGCCAGGGCCCTCACCCGTCGGTGCTCCTCGGAGTCTTGCTCTTCGGAGTCCTTGGGGTAAAAGGTCTCGGCCATAAGTCGGGCGGAGCTCTTGGCATCAATTTCCGTGTTTTCTACCACCAGCGGTGGATCTTCCTCCCGCTTGGCCGTCCTGCCCAACACCCTATATATACCCCCCCAGAGAGACTCTCGGTCCTGTTTCCCGCAAAATTCCTTCCAGGACCTAGTTTGAGCCTCTTTTTCTTTGGTCTCGTACTTTGTCCTGGCCTCCAGGTATTCTTCGACCACTTTCGACCGTCGAATCGGTGCCGCACACCGGATCCTCCTCTTCCTGGTGGCCACCTCGCGCTTCAGCGTCGACAGCTCCTCAGGTTTGTGTATGATGTAATCTAATTGTGTAGCTGTGATAGTGTCTTGGATGTTTGTGACTGTAATGTTTTGGGATTGCAAAATTTGACCCAGTTTCTCACGAAACTGGGTCCAATTGGCTTTCCGTGTGTTATATGATCGTGTTGTGTGCTTGATATAGTTGTGTCTTGTGCGTTTTAGGTGTAACTTAAACGATATGCCGTTGTGGTCCGAGGTAGTTAAGTCTTCGCGCACGCGCCAGCCGTCCACCAGGTCCAGGAGGTCGGGTGACGCCGTTGTGATATCGACGAAGCTGGTGTATCTTCGCTCACCTCTTACGACGTCAAACGTGGGAATTTCCCCTTTGTTA is part of the Maniola jurtina chromosome 24, ilManJurt1.1, whole genome shotgun sequence genome and harbors:
- the LOC123877531 gene encoding uncharacterized protein LOC123877531; amino-acid sequence: SSLLRIRAQLRAAAAAEIECSVRQAEEPADEARDDSFMSDLSAVGGGALHDMPRLANTLLQKTKTRLEESRNLHRDIREDVISGLHGLQEMILRLADSRNRHIAEKEKQRAGYERRLAQMEAKHGASLLEVDKRHLELMAEAKLKIEHTFKEVEAVRHLVYELQDQVKKYSVGTDPTAPCPVLEMRRVQEDIAALRLDVGTLTMTLEENKVQEPRVTEQPQGAPWAQKTFATILKTPKPSTQPGPNFPLLVESADPRDTSDDVVKAIKSSVDVIGLGVGVSSIRRRKNQKVVLTCDSAEGRSKLQTALKDASQKLTVAQITTKRPLLRLPGVINDTSDAQVVEAIMRQNTGTLGEAVLLNVVEAIMRQNTGTLGEAVLLNENIKVVRRTKGRTKDISNVIIEVSPGLYKTLLDMRLRIGYQVIVAQDQSPIVQCYKCMGFGHFSKECWGEESCGHCAGSHDTRHCPRRAETPICINCSNKGEKPETCTHGAYSQSCPEWQKWDRIARSSVSYC